From Carnobacterium alterfunditum DSM 5972:
AACACTGCTCCTCAAGCTGGAGATCAGTTTGTTGTCTTTGAAGATGAAAAGACAGCTCGTGCAGCAGGAGAAACACGTGAGAAGAAAGCAATGGCTGAACAACGTTCGGTAACGAATCGTGTAACGATCGATAACTTATTCTCTAGTTTGCAAGAAGGAGAATTAAAAGAAGTAAATGTTATCATAAAAGCAGATGTACAAGGTTCTGCAGAAGCATTATCTTCAAGTTTGCAAAAAATTGATGTAGAAGGCGTACGTGTGAAAATGATTCATACTGCAGTTGGAGCAATTAACGAAAGTGATGTTACTTTAGCAGCAGCAAGTAATGCGATCATTATTGGTTTTAACGTTCGTCCGACTCCACAAGCTAAAGTTCAAGCTGATCAAGAACAAGTTGATATTCGTTTGCACCGTATCATATACAATGCGATCGATGAAATTGAAACAGCTATGAAAGGTCTATTAGACCCTGAATACGAAGAAAAAATAACAGGACAAGCTGTTGTTCGTGAGACATTTACAGTATCTAAAGTAGGTACGATTGCTGGTGGATTCGTTACAGATGGTACTATCAAGCGTAGCAGCGGTATCCGATTGATTCGCGACAATATCGTAATTTTTGAAGGCGAATTGGCAAGTTTGAAACGCTTTAAAGATGACGCTAAAGAAGTGAAAAAAGGTTTTGAATGTGGCTTTATGATCAAAGATTACAACGAAGTTAAAGTGGATGACGTTATTGAAGCTTATGAAATGGTTGAAATTAAACGTAAGTAATACGTAAGAAAGAAGGGTTAAATATGGCAAATCATAGAATTGGCCGTGTTTCACAAGAAATTCAAAAAGAAGTAAATGATATCTTGCAGAAACGCGTGAAAGATCCCCGAGTTGCTAATGTAAATATAACCGATGTACGTGTAACCGGTGATCTTCAACAAGCAACTATTTTCTATAGTATTTTATCTGACAAAGCTAGTGATCGTGAAAGAACACAATTAGGCTTAGATAAGGCTTCTGGATTAGTTAGAAGTGAATTAGGCAAACGTTTGACACTCTACAAAACACCAGAAATAAGTTTTGAGCGAGATGCATCTGTTGAATATGGAAGTCATATCGATGAATTATTGCGTAATTTAAATAAAGACTAATAAAAAATCTCATTTTAAAGGCTCTACGTCAAATGGTGTGGATGAGCTAAATTTAGTTGGAAATAACGTCTTGTTTAAGCAGCGTGAGAGAATCTTCTCGCGCTGCTTTTTTTTGCTTTAAAACTAATCAAAATACGACATCTAAAGTTCTGAAAATTCCGATAACCATAAGCAACCCGTTTGATGACTTTTATTTTATTGATTGACCCTTCTAAAGCACCGTTAGAATAGGGATACATAAAAGTATGTTTTATCCTAGGCAAGTGTTTACGCAGGGTTTTAAGGGCAGTCTGCATAAAAGGAGATAACTCTTTAGGAGAAGCCTTAAGTACAAGGTTTTTAAACCCTTTATAGTCATTTTTTTTAGAATAATAAAGAAGATTTTGATACAAATCATACGTCGCTTTAAGAGTCTCGTCGAGCGTAAGTAGGTAGTCGATGATTTCTGTATTCGGTAAAGGTTTTTTAAAGAGTCGTTGATAGCGGTAATCCTTAAAATTTAAGTCGTCTGAATCCTTTAACAGGAGTTGCCAGTACCTTTTAAATTTTCTGTAATTCTTTAAATCTTCTGAATTAGAGGTATGGAATTGTTTCATTGTTTGAACTCTGGTTTGATTCAACGAGCGTGATATCAACTGAACGATATGGAAACGGTCAATGATCACTTTAGCATTAGGAAAGAGATCTTTAACTAATGTAAAGTAGGCCGCGTTCATGTCTACGACAATCGTTTTTACGTTCATCCTCGTCTTATAGGGATAGCGAAGAAAGTGACGGCGTAAAGCTAGTAGCAGCCGAGTTGGCAAGATATCGATTGGTTCATGTGTGTCTGCATTCGAATAAATAAAGCTCATTTTTCCTTCGACGTTTTTAACGGATTGAAATTCATCGAAAGAGAGGTGTTGCGGCAAGGATTTGAAGGTATTTTTAACAGACTGATTGAGTTGTTTCAAGACTCTGTCTACAGTGGTAGGAGAAACAAAATGCCGTTTAGACAGGTCTTTTATAGAAATAGTGTCGGCTAATTCAACCGCGATAGACTGTTTGACCCGTTTAGCGATGAAGCAACCTTCTTCAATTTCAGGAGAACGTGCAACAAAGGTAACACCGCATGCTCTACAAAGAAACCGCTGCTTCTTTAATCGAATAGACGTTGCATAATGAGTCGAACTGACCCATTTAACCCTAGAGGTTAAATACCCATTCTTTACAATAGAGTAGGCGTGGTTCTTCATCCCACAACACTCACAGTGAGTGGGTTTGTACGTTAAAGTGGCATAGAAAACTTTTGATCTGAACCCTTTGATTCGTTTCTCCTCGCAAAATTTTTCATCAAAAAAGATATTTTTATCTTTTAAATCAAGTGCAGTTCGGATACAATTATTATGAGACATATGAATTTTCCTTTCTAGTGGGTTGTCGTGACTTTATTCTAACTGGAAAATTCATTTGTTTCTATTTTTTTATAAAAAAATAGGTGCGAATGAATTTCTTCATCCACACCAAAAATTATACAGCCATTTTAAACCTCCAAAGGGCAACCCTTTGGAGGTTTTTTTAATTGAAAAATCAAAATACAACAGGGAGAAAAGTCTTTTAAAAATCAAATAGTTATCTGAGGTGGTATAATAAAAGTGAAAGGAGAGCTGAGAACCTAGAGGGAAAAATGCATTGGAAAAACTTACTTAAAAAAATAAAGGGGTGAGTAACATGCGTTTAAAAATTGGATTGGCTAGTCTTCTACTGACACTAATGCTCTTATTCAGTTTAACTTTCGCTTTACCGGTCACTGCTGCCAGCTCTCAATATATAACTAAAGGGAATACAACATCTAAAATGGTCGCTTTTACGTTTGATGATGGTTCAGATGGCAAAAATACTACTAAAATTTTACAGATTTTAAGCGCAAATAAAATCAAAGCTACTTTTTTCATTACTGGTAAAGCAGCAGAAAATCATCCGCAATTGATCAAAAATATTGCTGACCAAGGGCATCAATTTGGCAATCACTCATACTCTCATCCTGACTTTACTAAAATAAGTGCAGCTCAGATCAAAACGGAATTAGATAAAGGGGAAGCTGTTATTAAAAATATTAGTGGAAAGACTACTAAACCCTATTTTCGTGCACCTTTTGGCTCAATGAATGCCGCTTCATTGTTAGCGGTTGGTAATTTGGGCTATACAAAAACGATTGGCTGGACGATTGATACAGTCGATTGGAAAGGGGTCTCTTCTAGTGAGATCACGAATAAAGTTGTAAATAATGCAACTCCAGGAATGATTGTTTTGATGCATACAGGAGAAGGTGCTACAGGTACCCCAGGAGCACTCCAAAATATGATCAACCAATTGAAGGCTAAAGGATACACCTTTGTTACGATCAGCCAAATGCTGTCTACTGGCACGCAAACAGCTACTAGTGGCCAACACATTGTCAAATCAGGTGAGACTTTAACTAAGATCGCCAGTCTTTATGGAGTGACTGTTCAACAATTGGCAACAGCTAATAAGTTAACCAATATAAACGTGATTCGTGTCGGCCAAATTCTTATCATTCCGACTACTAACTATACCGTTAAAGCAGGTGATACCTTAACCAAAATTGCTAATGCATATAATGTAACCGTTCAACAGTTAGTGGCTGCCAATAACTTGACCAATCCTAATATACTGAAAATAGGCCAAACGATAAAAATTCCTGCTAAAACTGGTACGATTGTTCCACAACCGGTACCAACGACAATCAATTACACCGTTAAGGCTGGAGATACTCTTTACAGCATTGCTAAAAGATATGGCGTGACTGTTCAATCGATCGTCACAGCAAACAAATTAGCCAGTGCGAATGTAATAATGGTCGGTCAAATCCTGAAAATCCCTGCTAGTACCGGTACGATCGTTCCAAAACCGGTACCAACAACAGTCAATTATACCGTTAAGGCTGGAGATACTCTTTACAGCATTGCTAAAAGATACGGCGTGACTGTTCAATCGATCGTCACTATAAATAAATTGGCTAGTGCGAATGTAATAAAGATTGGTCAAGTCTTAAAAATACCCACAGTCTAATACTGCTAGGCAATAGAATATGCTAAGGCCAAAGTGTACAACTGATTTTTGCTTGTATGCTTTGGCCTTAATTTGAATTTCTTTACTCTTTGCTTTTTTTCTTTACACTAAGTGTGTAAAGGAGGTTTTTAAATGTCGGATTTTTTGATAAACATACAAACAGAAATGGGAACGCCAAATCTTTTATT
This genomic window contains:
- the rbfA gene encoding 30S ribosome-binding factor RbfA, producing MANHRIGRVSQEIQKEVNDILQKRVKDPRVANVNITDVRVTGDLQQATIFYSILSDKASDRERTQLGLDKASGLVRSELGKRLTLYKTPEISFERDASVEYGSHIDELLRNLNKD
- a CDS encoding ISL3 family transposase, with protein sequence MSHNNCIRTALDLKDKNIFFDEKFCEEKRIKGFRSKVFYATLTYKPTHCECCGMKNHAYSIVKNGYLTSRVKWVSSTHYATSIRLKKQRFLCRACGVTFVARSPEIEEGCFIAKRVKQSIAVELADTISIKDLSKRHFVSPTTVDRVLKQLNQSVKNTFKSLPQHLSFDEFQSVKNVEGKMSFIYSNADTHEPIDILPTRLLLALRRHFLRYPYKTRMNVKTIVVDMNAAYFTLVKDLFPNAKVIIDRFHIVQLISRSLNQTRVQTMKQFHTSNSEDLKNYRKFKRYWQLLLKDSDDLNFKDYRYQRLFKKPLPNTEIIDYLLTLDETLKATYDLYQNLLYYSKKNDYKGFKNLVLKASPKELSPFMQTALKTLRKHLPRIKHTFMYPYSNGALEGSINKIKVIKRVAYGYRNFQNFRCRILISFKAKKSSARRFSHAA
- a CDS encoding LysM peptidoglycan-binding domain-containing protein, whose amino-acid sequence is MRLKIGLASLLLTLMLLFSLTFALPVTAASSQYITKGNTTSKMVAFTFDDGSDGKNTTKILQILSANKIKATFFITGKAAENHPQLIKNIADQGHQFGNHSYSHPDFTKISAAQIKTELDKGEAVIKNISGKTTKPYFRAPFGSMNAASLLAVGNLGYTKTIGWTIDTVDWKGVSSSEITNKVVNNATPGMIVLMHTGEGATGTPGALQNMINQLKAKGYTFVTISQMLSTGTQTATSGQHIVKSGETLTKIASLYGVTVQQLATANKLTNINVIRVGQILIIPTTNYTVKAGDTLTKIANAYNVTVQQLVAANNLTNPNILKIGQTIKIPAKTGTIVPQPVPTTINYTVKAGDTLYSIAKRYGVTVQSIVTANKLASANVIMVGQILKIPASTGTIVPKPVPTTVNYTVKAGDTLYSIAKRYGVTVQSIVTINKLASANVIKIGQVLKIPTV